The Chryseobacterium oranimense genome contains the following window.
ATTACTGCTGATAACAAAGCAGACTTTATCTGGGACTACAGTGTAAGAAATCTGGAAAAAGGTAGAGCGCAGGAACAATCCCATTCCGAATTCTCATATGCTTTCAATAATTATAAAGATTATGATTATGATGGAAGAACAGAAATGAATGAAGAAAAAGAAACCCTGAACTGGATTGGTGTGAAGCAGCAGTTTTTCTCTTCCGTAATTGAAGCTAAAAACGGATTCACACAGAGTAAAGGGAATCAGGAAACTATTGAAGAAGGCGAATACCTGAAAAAACTTAATTTTGAAGGATTCGTACAGATGACAGGAAGTGAGCTTAACCAGGACTTTACCTGGTATTTTATGCCGCTTGATTTACCTCTGTTAAAATCTTACGATAAAAACTTTGACGAAATTTTACCATTAGGTTGGTCTTTCATCGGGTGGATGAACCGCGGGTTCTTCATGCCAATGTATAACTTTATTGCCAGCTGGGGAATTACAGCAGGTTGGGTGATTTTCTTAATGACCATCATTGTAAAATTGATCTTGTCCCCAATCATGTACAAACAACATAAGTTAAGTGCGATGATGAAGGTGATCCGTCCGGAAATTGATGAGGCTAATGCCAAATTTAAGGATGCTGATCCCATGAAAAAGCAGCAGGCTACCATGGAAATCTACCGAAAGGCAGGAGTGAACCAGATGGCGGGATGTCTTCCGGCATTGGTGCAGATTCCTATTTTCTATGCTTTATTCCGTTTCTTCCCGAACTTTATAGATCTTAGAGGACAAGGGTTCTGGTTTGCAAAGGATCTTACTGCTTATGATGATCTGATTAAGCTTCCTTTTAAAGTTCCGTTCCTTGGAGATCACTTAAGTGTTTTTGCTTTGGCTTGTACCATTGTGATATTGATCTATACGGTAATGACATCAGGAAATATGCAGCAGCCTCAGCAGGAGGGAATGCCAAACATGAAAGTGTTGATGTATATTTTTCCGATTACATTCCTTTTCTTCCTGAATACATCGGCATCCGGTCTTTCATGGTATTATTTTGTATCTAATGCGATTAATATTTTAATTATCCTTGTTATTAAATATGTGATACTGGATGAAAAGAAAATCCATGCACAGATTCAGGCGAATAAGGAAAAGCCAAAAGCAGAAGGTAAGTTCCAGAAAAGGATGAGAGAAATGATGGAGAAAGCTCAGGATCAGCAAAAGATTCAGGAGCAACAGAGAAAAAAGAAATAAAATATATAAGTTAATATAAAAAAGAGAAGCAATTTTGCTTCTCTTTTTGTTTTTATATAGGTATTCAGTAGATAAATCTAATCATATTTAAGTCTGAATGACTGTCTGTGATGTTTTGTAGGACCGAACTTTATTAAAGCTTCTTGATGTGCTTTAGTAGCGTACCCGAAGTTGGTATTCCAGCAGTATTCCGGATGCTCTTCGTGGAGTTCAATCATTAGCCTGTCTCTGTAGTTTTTTGCCAGAATTGAGGCAGCTGCTATAGATAGGAGTTTAGAATCTCCTTTAATAATGCATTGATGAGGAATATAATTATAGGGATGGAATTTATTTCCGTCAACCAGAATAAGTTCGGGGATTATGGTTAACTGATCCAAAGCGCGATGCATGGCATGGATGCTTGCATTAAGAATGTTGTGCTGATCTATAAATGAAGGGGGCAGTTCTGCAATAGCATAATTCTTTACATTATCTTTTATATAGCTATCCAGTTCCATTCTCGTTTTAAATGTTAGCTTCTTGGAATCATTAACGAGATTTTGTTGAAAACTGTCATCCAAAATAACAGCTGCAGCTACCACTGGCCCACTGAGACATCCTCTTCCCACTTCGTCACATCCTGCCTCGATGTAATGATCTGTCCATTTTTGCAATAAATCCATCTTATTTTTATATCAAATCATAAAATAACTGTAAAATTAATGAAAATTATATTTTAGTGCGATATATGGATTTTTAAATATTTTGTAATATTGATAAGTATATTGCTTCTATTTGACACACAGGTTGTGAAGTACTTAATAGATTTATTTTGTGTTGTTTTAAATAATTAAGGTTTTTTATTGATGTATTTGTAAATATTTGGTTTATTGATGTTTTGTTGTTCTTAAATTAAATATTTTTAACGAAATATTTGGTAATTTTAAGAAAGTTTCACATATTTGCAATCATAAAAAAATAATCAATTTAAATATGAAGAAATTAACGACAAGTGTTCTACTGGTAGTTTTGTCATCTTCTTTTGCAGTTGTAAAGGCTCAAAGTGGTGATACTATAAGAACTCAAAAAATTGAAGAAGTAGTTGTTACGGGAGCCTTGGGTATTAAAAAGAAAGCTGATGCCGTTACAAATGCTCAACAAGTAGTTGGTGCAAAGGAATTGAACCAAGCATCAGCTACAAACGCTGTTCAATCACTAACGGGTAAAGTTTCTGGTTTAGTAATTAATCAAACCAATAGCTCTGTAGACTCAAATTACAGAATTGTACTTAGAGGAAATAGATCGGTGACTTCTAATAACCAGGCATTGGTTGTTATTGATAACGTTATTTCATCTTCAAATATTTTAGCTCAATTGCCGCCAGAATCTATTGAAAATGTTAACGTTATTAAAGGTATGCAAGGTTCTGCTCTTTATGGGCAACAAGGAGCGAATGGTGTAATTATCGTTACAACTAAAAAAGGAACAAAAAATGAGAAAATTCAATTTAACTTGACTTCTTCTGTTGAAATTCAACAGGCATTTATGTTTCCTAAAATTCAAACAAGATACGGAAAAGGAGTTCAGGACCAGAGTTTCAGTAATGTAGACTATGGAGGTACTAACTATGTTCCATGGGAAAATACATCTTGGGGTCCTGCCTATGATAATCCTGCTATTGGAGGGACAATGGTTGCCAGTGGTTTACCTCAAGCAGATGGTAGCTATATTTATGAAAAATATGCTCCGGTTAAAGACCATTTCTCTAAGTTTTTCAAAAAAGGTATTGTATTCCAAAATGGACTTACGGTTAATGCCGGTGGAAATGACTCTTATGCATTTTTATCATTAAATAGATTAGATAACGAATTCGTTGTAGATGGTGATAATCTAAAGCAAAACAGTATCTTGTTAAAAGCAGGAAAAAAGTTTGGTAATTTAAGAGTAGATGCTCGTGTTAACTACATAAGCAGAATTATAGACCAAACAAACTCAGGTTTATACGATGACTTATTGCAAATGCCATCATCAAATGATATCAGAAAATATAGAAACTCTGGTATTGATGGATTCTTGACAATGTACACAACCAATCCGTACTGGACTATTGAGCATGAAAGATCTAAGGCTGTTAAAGATTATTTAAATGGAACATTGAGTTTACAGTATGACTTTAGCAAGCATATTAATTTGACTTATACGGGATCCGTTACAATGGGTAGTACCAATTATAACAATTATAATGACGGATACTTTTCAACAACCCCATATCAGAATACAGGAACTCCATATTTAGAAGGTCATTTATTAGATGAAATTAATCCAAACTCTGGGGTAACTGCATATTATTTTAATCATAAGTATACGAATAGAGATTATTATGGTGACTTAATGTTAAACTTTGATTATGATTTAACAGATAATCTTAATTTGAAATTTAACTTAGGAAATAATATCCAGGATTATTACAATACGGCAAGTTCTATCGGTGGAACAGGATTACTAGTTCCAGGTTGGTATGACTTTAGAAACGTAATCAATTCTGTTTTACCTCAAGATACAGCTACACAGCTTGATGGATACACAATGGATAACTACCTGATCAGAAGTAGAATCATTGCTGGATTTGCCAACTTGGATTTAGCATGGAAAGATTATTTGTTCTTTAACGGAACTTTCAGAATTGAGAAGAGTTCTGTTTTATCAACAAATTATAATAATGAAAACCACAATAAAGCTTATCCATATTACTCTGCAGGTCTTTCATTCATCCCAACCAAAGCTTTCCCTGGATTCGGAGGTAATGTGTTGAACTATATGAAAATTGCACCGAGTTTTACAAGGGTAGGGAATACTTCTGCAGTAGCAGCTTATGCTACATACGACAGAGGAGTTATTCCAACAGGTTATCCGTTTAATAGCTTACAGTCTTATTTATATAATACTCAGCCTACTTCTAGAAATATTAAGCCTGAATTTATGAATACTATAGATTTAAATCTACAAATGGGATTCTTAAATGACAGAATTACTTTAGAGGCATCAGCTTATAAAACTGTAACTAATGACTTGATTACCTTCAGTAATGTTTCCAGTACTTCCGGTTTGTTCAGAATTCAGGATAATATCGGTAAGACAGAATTAAAAGGATATGAAATTGAATTAGGATTAACTCCAATTAAAACGAGCAGTGTTGTTTGGAATTTAAGAGGATCAATTTCTCAATTCAAAAGTAAAGTACTTGAGCTAGCTCCGGGAATTGATGAAGTGGTATTAAACTCTCCGTTTACTTCACCAGGTATCGGTACTATTTATGCCATTAAGGGAACTGATTACCCTGTAATTAAAGGTACTACTTACGTACGTGACCCGAATGGTAATATTGTAGTTGATGAAGATGGAACACCTCTAATCAATTCAGCTTTAAGTAACTTAGGAAAAGTTACCCCTGATTATGTTCTTAACTTTAATACATCGTTGAAAGTTAAAGGGTTTACATTATCTGCTTCTATGGATTTCAGAAAAGGAGGACACTTTATTTCTGCAACTAAAAGACAGTTAGGATTTACCGGAGGACTTCAAGAAAGTGCTAGTTTTGATAGAACCCAAGGTTACGTTATCCCTAACTCTGTTCAGCTTGTTAATGGACAATATGTACCAAATAGTACTCCAGTAGGAACAGCAGATTATTCAGGAGTAACAAACTTTTTTGCTTCAGGTAACTTCTTAAATGTTGGTGAGAATAACGTAGTTGATGCAACAGCATTTAAAATCAGAGAAATTTCTTTGAGCTATGATGTTCCTAAATCTGTATTAAGTTCTACATTTGTAAACAGTCTTACTTTTGGAGTTTATGCTAGAAACCCATTCTTCAAGTATGCAGATAATAATGCAAATTATGCAGATCCTGAAACAGCTAATACTACAGGAAATGGAGCTGGTATTGCTTTAACCGGCCAATATCCATCTATTAAAACTTATGGGTTCAATGTTAAAGTAACATTCTAAAAATTTAAAAAAAATGAAAATACTAAAATTAAAATATCCTTTATTACTTGCAGCTCTTTTATCTTTAGGTTCTTGTAATAATTATTTAGATATTAATGATAGCCCAAATAATATTGGGGCAGAACAAATGACTCCTGTTGTTGTATTACCAGGAGCTATTACAAATAACTACAGAGTTCAGGCTAGAAGATTGAACTTTATAACAGGAGTATTTATGAACAGCTATGCTGGTAATTCATATTCTTATGGTACACCATTGGTTGATGAGTATACTCCCAACATTTCTGACTCCTTCTATAATGATATCTGGGATGATTTTTACAGAAACTCTGCAAATTTTCAGGCTATCATAGATTTTAAGGATGATAAGGCAGAATACGTTCAGTATAAAGCTATTGCTAAAGTGATGAAGGCTTACTATATGGGTATAATAACTGACTTATATGGAGATGCTCCTTACTCTGAAGCTTTCAAGTTTCAAGATAATACAACTCCAAAATATGATAAAGGAGAAGATATCTATAAAGCATCTATTGCTGATATTGAAAATGCAATTGCAGCTTTTAATTCTGGTCAGGGATTAAATCCATCTTCTGCTGATGTTGTATTTCAAGGAGATGCAACTAAGTGGGTTGCTTTTGCTAACACTTTAAAACTTAGATTCTTGTTAAGAATGTCAAAAGTAACAGGTGATATGGGAACTTACAGAGATCAGAAATTGGCGACTCTTGCAGGTGCACAGTTTTTAACTGCTGATGCGACTGTAAATCCAGGATATTCGTCTAAAACAAATGCTCAACAAAATCCATATACTAACTATTTCTACATTACATCTGCATTAACAAGACCACAAAACTTTGGTATGATTACTGCGTCTGAAAATATAGCAATCGCTCTTAATGGTAACCCTACTAATGATACAAGACCGTTTTATCAAAAATATAATGGCATCGTAGATGGAAGAAGAGGTAGAATGTTTAGCCTTGTTAGCGGTAGAGTTGAAGGTGTTAGACAAGGTGCAACACCAGGACAACCGGGAGCTGAAGCAGGAAGAAGTGTTTCCAGAATACATTATGGTATTGTTATGGGGAACTTAACGCCTACAAGTAACCAGCAATTAGTTGATTATTCATCACAAAAGCCTGGAGTTTTAATTTCACTTGCAGAAACCAAGTTCCTTTTAGCTGAAGCTGCAATAAGATATCCTTCATTGTTTTCTAATGCTACTACTAACTTTAATGCTGGTATAACGGCTTCATTTACCTATTTTGGAGCTTCTACAACATCTGCAGCATATATTACTGCTATTCAGGCTATTCCTGGATTGGGAATAGTTGCAGGTAGCACAGAAAATAAAATTGAAGCTATTATGACTCAAAAATGGATTGCA
Protein-coding sequences here:
- the yidC gene encoding membrane protein insertase YidC → MQQNNGIDKSQMISFAVLCLVLFGFMFYFQNKQSKEEQVKAQQQKTEQAKNAVKQTQASNINPNVTPGAIQTASLSNKELNVEFSSLGGQVSKVQLAEYKAYDHKTDKADLPLYLIDKKNSNYGFQFKDKTGKVINTKDLVFTPAINGNAVTMTANYNSAVIQFVYTLLPKYTLDFKVRTKGLAAITADNKADFIWDYSVRNLEKGRAQEQSHSEFSYAFNNYKDYDYDGRTEMNEEKETLNWIGVKQQFFSSVIEAKNGFTQSKGNQETIEEGEYLKKLNFEGFVQMTGSELNQDFTWYFMPLDLPLLKSYDKNFDEILPLGWSFIGWMNRGFFMPMYNFIASWGITAGWVIFLMTIIVKLILSPIMYKQHKLSAMMKVIRPEIDEANAKFKDADPMKKQQATMEIYRKAGVNQMAGCLPALVQIPIFYALFRFFPNFIDLRGQGFWFAKDLTAYDDLIKLPFKVPFLGDHLSVFALACTIVILIYTVMTSGNMQQPQQEGMPNMKVLMYIFPITFLFFLNTSASGLSWYYFVSNAINILIILVIKYVILDEKKIHAQIQANKEKPKAEGKFQKRMREMMEKAQDQQKIQEQQRKKK
- a CDS encoding SusC/RagA family TonB-linked outer membrane protein, which produces MKKLTTSVLLVVLSSSFAVVKAQSGDTIRTQKIEEVVVTGALGIKKKADAVTNAQQVVGAKELNQASATNAVQSLTGKVSGLVINQTNSSVDSNYRIVLRGNRSVTSNNQALVVIDNVISSSNILAQLPPESIENVNVIKGMQGSALYGQQGANGVIIVTTKKGTKNEKIQFNLTSSVEIQQAFMFPKIQTRYGKGVQDQSFSNVDYGGTNYVPWENTSWGPAYDNPAIGGTMVASGLPQADGSYIYEKYAPVKDHFSKFFKKGIVFQNGLTVNAGGNDSYAFLSLNRLDNEFVVDGDNLKQNSILLKAGKKFGNLRVDARVNYISRIIDQTNSGLYDDLLQMPSSNDIRKYRNSGIDGFLTMYTTNPYWTIEHERSKAVKDYLNGTLSLQYDFSKHINLTYTGSVTMGSTNYNNYNDGYFSTTPYQNTGTPYLEGHLLDEINPNSGVTAYYFNHKYTNRDYYGDLMLNFDYDLTDNLNLKFNLGNNIQDYYNTASSIGGTGLLVPGWYDFRNVINSVLPQDTATQLDGYTMDNYLIRSRIIAGFANLDLAWKDYLFFNGTFRIEKSSVLSTNYNNENHNKAYPYYSAGLSFIPTKAFPGFGGNVLNYMKIAPSFTRVGNTSAVAAYATYDRGVIPTGYPFNSLQSYLYNTQPTSRNIKPEFMNTIDLNLQMGFLNDRITLEASAYKTVTNDLITFSNVSSTSGLFRIQDNIGKTELKGYEIELGLTPIKTSSVVWNLRGSISQFKSKVLELAPGIDEVVLNSPFTSPGIGTIYAIKGTDYPVIKGTTYVRDPNGNIVVDEDGTPLINSALSNLGKVTPDYVLNFNTSLKVKGFTLSASMDFRKGGHFISATKRQLGFTGGLQESASFDRTQGYVIPNSVQLVNGQYVPNSTPVGTADYSGVTNFFASGNFLNVGENNVVDATAFKIREISLSYDVPKSVLSSTFVNSLTFGVYARNPFFKYADNNANYADPETANTTGNGAGIALTGQYPSIKTYGFNVKVTF
- a CDS encoding ribonuclease HII; this translates as MDLLQKWTDHYIEAGCDEVGRGCLSGPVVAAAVILDDSFQQNLVNDSKKLTFKTRMELDSYIKDNVKNYAIAELPPSFIDQHNILNASIHAMHRALDQLTIIPELILVDGNKFHPYNYIPHQCIIKGDSKLLSIAAASILAKNYRDRLMIELHEEHPEYCWNTNFGYATKAHQEALIKFGPTKHHRQSFRLKYD
- a CDS encoding SusD/RagB family nutrient-binding outer membrane lipoprotein codes for the protein MKILKLKYPLLLAALLSLGSCNNYLDINDSPNNIGAEQMTPVVVLPGAITNNYRVQARRLNFITGVFMNSYAGNSYSYGTPLVDEYTPNISDSFYNDIWDDFYRNSANFQAIIDFKDDKAEYVQYKAIAKVMKAYYMGIITDLYGDAPYSEAFKFQDNTTPKYDKGEDIYKASIADIENAIAAFNSGQGLNPSSADVVFQGDATKWVAFANTLKLRFLLRMSKVTGDMGTYRDQKLATLAGAQFLTADATVNPGYSSKTNAQQNPYTNYFYITSALTRPQNFGMITASENIAIALNGNPTNDTRPFYQKYNGIVDGRRGRMFSLVSGRVEGVRQGATPGQPGAEAGRSVSRIHYGIVMGNLTPTSNQQLVDYSSQKPGVLISLAETKFLLAEAAIRYPSLFSNATTNFNAGITASFTYFGASTTSAAYITAIQAIPGLGIVAGSTENKIEAIMTQKWIALTGVNPEQSYFDYSRTGYPQSPLPTITSRDSRPNRLMYPGSEYATNTNNVPAMSSADAFTKNKLTPFWNRN